Proteins from a single region of Anaeromicrobium sediminis:
- a CDS encoding aspartate kinase: protein MAVVVQKYGGSSVATLEKIKAVASKISKRREKGDKVVVVVSAMGDTTDSLINMANSLNTNPDKRELDMLISTGEQVSISLMSMALQNEGCESVSLTGMQAGIQTKGFHSKARIEDIDLTNLKNHLSEDKVVVVAGFQGVNNNGDITTLGRGGSDTTAVALAAKLDCDCEIYTDVDGIYTVDPRLFPTARKLKSICYEEMLEMASLGAGVMETRSVEIAQKYGVKVYVALNTGEWEGTYIKESDNTMESKAITGLSLSDKDLMVTIDNVRYDIQNISYIFNELASKDINIDMISQTAPAGGHVSLSFTAPKTDEKIILDILENVEKKIGNINVEIEKDITKLSVVGIGMRSQSGVAAKVFDILARNNIQFKQVTTSEIRISYTIDTKDRQRALEAVANEFNL, encoded by the coding sequence ATGGCCGTAGTAGTACAAAAATATGGTGGAAGTTCAGTTGCTACCTTAGAAAAAATAAAAGCAGTAGCAAGTAAAATATCAAAAAGAAGGGAAAAGGGAGATAAAGTGGTAGTTGTTGTATCCGCTATGGGTGATACAACAGATAGCTTGATAAATATGGCCAACTCTTTAAATACCAATCCTGATAAGAGGGAATTAGATATGCTCATATCCACTGGAGAGCAAGTATCCATATCATTAATGAGTATGGCTCTTCAAAATGAAGGATGTGAATCCGTATCCTTGACAGGCATGCAAGCAGGTATACAAACTAAGGGGTTTCATTCAAAGGCTAGGATTGAAGATATAGATTTGACTAATTTAAAAAATCATTTAAGTGAAGATAAAGTGGTAGTTGTGGCAGGTTTCCAAGGTGTAAATAATAATGGAGATATAACTACTTTAGGTCGTGGTGGAAGTGATACTACGGCAGTGGCCTTAGCAGCTAAACTAGATTGTGATTGTGAAATATACACGGATGTGGATGGAATATATACGGTAGATCCACGCTTATTTCCTACAGCTAGAAAATTAAAGAGTATATGCTATGAGGAAATGCTTGAAATGGCAAGTTTAGGTGCAGGGGTTATGGAAACTAGATCTGTTGAAATTGCACAAAAGTATGGAGTAAAGGTTTATGTGGCATTAAACACAGGGGAGTGGGAAGGAACTTATATAAAGGAGAGTGACAATACTATGGAAAGTAAAGCAATAACAGGATTATCTTTAAGTGATAAGGATTTAATGGTTACTATAGACAATGTTAGATATGATATACAAAATATAAGCTATATTTTTAATGAGCTAGCAAGTAAGGATATTAATATAGATATGATAAGTCAAACAGCTCCAGCAGGAGGACATGTGAGCCTATCTTTTACAGCTCCTAAGACAGATGAAAAAATCATACTTGATATATTAGAAAATGTAGAGAAAAAAATAGGAAATATAAACGTAGAAATAGAGAAAGATATAACAAAGTTATCTGTCGTAGGAATAGGTATGAGAAGTCAATCAGGGGTTGCTGCGAAGGTCTTTGATATATTAGCTAGAAACAATATCCAATTTAAGCAGGTAACTACTTCCGAAATACGAATTTCTTATACTATAGATACAAAGGACAGACAAAGGGCTTTAGAAGCTGTAGCTAATGAATTTAATCTATAG
- a CDS encoding zinc-ribbon domain-containing protein — MSIINKVKQGMIDSTKIIKDISFDVTEMTKLKMALSKDMASLDGLYYDLGKALYEDFKNNSIESLSEESICLLEEMKKIDSRIEESKSHIDELKGILKCPQCEFELEDHVNYCPNCGHPVKDTCACKDGGTCDGNCGCKQSHEKEDSLEESLPVEECPSLEEDQIEEDLEPCECVASPIESEEKDAE, encoded by the coding sequence ATGAGTATAATTAATAAAGTAAAACAAGGTATGATTGATAGCACTAAAATAATTAAGGACATTTCCTTTGATGTAACGGAAATGACTAAATTGAAAATGGCTCTTTCTAAGGATATGGCTAGTTTAGATGGTCTTTATTATGACCTTGGGAAAGCCCTTTATGAAGATTTTAAAAATAATAGTATTGAGAGCCTATCTGAAGAATCAATATGTCTTTTAGAAGAAATGAAAAAAATTGACTCTCGAATTGAAGAAAGTAAAAGTCATATCGATGAATTAAAGGGAATTTTAAAGTGTCCTCAATGCGAATTTGAACTAGAAGATCATGTGAACTATTGTCCAAATTGTGGTCATCCTGTAAAGGATACTTGTGCTTGTAAGGATGGGGGAACATGTGATGGTAACTGTGGCTGTAAACAATCACATGAAAAGGAAGATTCCCTTGAAGAATCCCTTCCAGTAGAAGAGTGTCCATCACTAGAAGAAGATCAAATAGAAGAGGATTTAGAACCATGTGAATGTGTAGCAAGTCCTATTGAAAGTGAAGAAAAAGACGCTGAGTAA